A stretch of the Halomonas sp. BDJS001 genome encodes the following:
- the nosP gene encoding nitric oxide-sensing protein NosP yields MITYPVEQGISTAASQQTDASRAAAELADALQHEHLGFVLFFCSAEYDLAALAGALESRFPATPLSGCTTAGEITPAGYDRGSIVAIGFDRRLFAIETALIDDLEHFELADAQPLVDTLLERCRQQAIAPINEHSFALTLLDGLSSREEQVLATLDAALGRIPSFGGSAGDDNHLSHTHVYTAGCFYTRAAVVVMINTRLPFEVFSTHHLIPLAHKLVVTEADREQRRVVELNGLPAAQVYAALVGVAPEQLSAAVFARHPLAVRIGGQHYVRSIQGVNSDSSLSFYCAVENGIVLTAMQPTPLLDDLKVMLNGVSARLGAPSMIIGCDCFLRRMELEALGHVDQASQLLRQAGVVGFNTYGEQHHGMHVNQTFTGVAFGSLPANDHA; encoded by the coding sequence GTGATCACTTATCCAGTTGAACAGGGCATTAGCACAGCCGCCAGCCAGCAGACAGATGCAAGTCGGGCAGCGGCGGAGCTCGCTGACGCATTACAGCACGAACACCTGGGGTTCGTACTGTTCTTCTGCAGTGCGGAGTATGATTTAGCGGCACTAGCCGGTGCGCTGGAAAGTCGCTTCCCCGCTACGCCGCTAAGTGGCTGTACCACCGCTGGGGAAATAACGCCCGCAGGCTATGACCGCGGCTCTATCGTGGCTATCGGGTTCGATCGTCGCCTGTTTGCCATTGAAACGGCGCTGATTGACGACCTCGAACACTTTGAGTTGGCCGATGCTCAGCCGTTGGTCGACACGCTATTGGAACGTTGTCGCCAACAAGCCATCGCGCCGATCAATGAGCATAGTTTTGCGCTAACGTTATTGGATGGTTTGTCCAGTCGTGAAGAGCAAGTGCTCGCCACCCTGGATGCCGCGCTAGGGCGCATTCCTAGTTTTGGCGGCTCGGCGGGTGACGACAACCACCTTAGCCATACCCATGTATATACCGCTGGATGCTTTTATACACGGGCGGCGGTGGTCGTCATGATCAATACCCGGTTGCCCTTTGAAGTATTCTCAACCCATCACTTGATCCCATTGGCACACAAGCTCGTGGTGACCGAGGCCGACCGTGAGCAGCGGCGGGTGGTAGAGCTCAATGGTCTGCCCGCCGCCCAGGTTTACGCAGCGTTGGTAGGTGTTGCCCCAGAGCAGCTCAGTGCCGCAGTGTTTGCCCGCCACCCATTAGCCGTCCGCATTGGCGGACAGCACTATGTACGCTCTATTCAGGGTGTTAATAGCGACAGTAGTTTGAGTTTTTACTGTGCAGTGGAAAACGGCATTGTACTGACTGCCATGCAGCCAACACCGCTCCTTGATGACCTCAAGGTGATGCTGAATGGAGTGAGCGCCAGGTTGGGGGCGCCGAGCATGATTATTGGCTGCGACTGCTTTCTACGTCGCATGGAGCTAGAGGCATTGGGGCATGTGGATCAGGCGTCGCAGCTGCTGCGCCAGGCAGGCGTAGTGGGATTTAATACCTACGGTGAACAGCATCATGGTATGCATGTGAATCAAACATTTACGGGGGTGGCGTTTGGATCTCTTCCAGCTAACGACCACGCCTGA
- a CDS encoding ATP-binding protein, translated as MFTSASNARASSLLRYPRRFKLVAIVAVLLFAAALVVATLAAWRQENLTQSLREDTAWVVYKLDRDAVQLLNHLLAVTREPLSAKASEELNLRFELLYSRMTLLNDGEVRNLMQQIDTARELLGQIQQQLDLLDSMFTPRTEGGSDEELDRLPVASLEEELQALTRLTERLVIAINGYLAESATEERAQLSLLYKLLMSLIIGMSLAAFLVIAFLVREMRESAAIRRIQEQLGRQLEVTAKQAQAANQAKSDFLAMVSHEIRTPLNGVIGMSELLRESASPAQVEDYAHTIHDSANQLLAMINEILDFSKIEAGHLTLETSPTELKPLIDSVVVLFAPRAKMKGLALKVNVDSLVPAWVQVDAGRLRQILLNLIANAIKFTDHGEVSVRVSSTVEQLLFEVSDTGCGLSEQQQQRLFEPFQQADESVARRFGGTGLGLAICKRLSEAMQGRLGVKSQLGQGSTFWCELPLIAADPITTSLPPAPKRDFTGTKLLLVEDNAVNRKVAMGLLSRLGCDIVWAESGHDALAMAQSQQVHLIFMDIQLPDMDGLRVTQRLREQGGWLASVPIVAMTAGGAEDDRQRCLAAGMNDYITKPLSLSALSNVLALQLFATPDAPLRTLAASPTLAGEPSLLNSDTLSMLKMTLGEASMIQLIMLYHQQVSDYSAQLASCLAATPLTSEQGQQIVRLAHQLRGESLSMGADQLAEQAKQLELLAKTQCTTSKQLDEALSALRLAAAHTHSALERWCRDHLSS; from the coding sequence ATGTTCACTAGCGCTTCTAATGCGCGGGCCTCAAGCCTACTGCGTTATCCTCGTCGTTTTAAGCTCGTTGCCATTGTGGCGGTATTACTATTTGCTGCAGCATTGGTCGTCGCCACTCTGGCCGCCTGGCGGCAGGAAAATCTCACTCAAAGCTTGCGGGAAGACACCGCTTGGGTTGTTTATAAGTTGGATCGCGATGCGGTACAGCTGCTCAACCATTTATTGGCAGTGACCCGGGAGCCCCTCTCGGCTAAGGCAAGCGAGGAGTTAAATCTTCGCTTTGAGTTGCTCTATAGTCGCATGACGCTGCTAAACGACGGTGAAGTTCGCAACCTCATGCAGCAAATTGATACCGCCCGTGAGCTGTTAGGCCAAATCCAGCAGCAGCTTGATTTGCTGGATAGTATGTTTACCCCCCGTACTGAAGGCGGGTCTGATGAGGAACTTGATCGACTGCCGGTAGCATCGCTGGAAGAAGAACTGCAGGCGTTAACGCGGCTCACTGAAAGACTGGTTATTGCTATTAACGGCTACTTAGCTGAATCGGCAACGGAAGAGCGCGCCCAGCTCAGCCTGCTTTACAAGCTTCTCATGAGCCTGATTATTGGTATGAGCTTAGCGGCCTTCCTGGTGATTGCCTTTTTAGTTCGTGAAATGCGTGAGAGTGCGGCGATAAGGCGGATTCAGGAGCAGCTTGGCCGTCAACTCGAAGTCACCGCCAAACAGGCTCAAGCAGCGAACCAAGCCAAATCAGACTTTTTGGCAATGGTCAGCCATGAAATTCGCACACCGCTGAACGGCGTTATTGGTATGAGTGAGCTGTTACGCGAATCAGCAAGCCCTGCTCAGGTTGAGGATTACGCCCATACAATCCACGACAGCGCCAATCAATTGCTGGCAATGATCAATGAAATCCTCGATTTCTCAAAAATCGAAGCAGGGCACCTAACCCTCGAAACATCGCCCACGGAGCTAAAACCGCTGATTGATAGCGTGGTGGTGCTGTTTGCCCCTCGAGCCAAAATGAAAGGGTTAGCGCTTAAGGTTAATGTTGATTCGCTGGTGCCAGCATGGGTGCAGGTCGATGCGGGTCGATTACGGCAAATTCTGCTTAACCTTATCGCTAATGCCATCAAATTTACCGACCACGGTGAAGTCAGCGTACGCGTCTCTTCAACGGTGGAGCAATTACTGTTTGAGGTCAGTGATACGGGCTGTGGTCTAAGTGAACAGCAACAGCAGCGTCTCTTTGAGCCTTTCCAGCAGGCGGATGAGTCAGTGGCACGTCGGTTTGGTGGTACCGGGCTAGGGCTGGCAATTTGCAAGCGGCTAAGCGAAGCCATGCAAGGTCGACTAGGGGTAAAAAGCCAGTTAGGCCAGGGGAGTACCTTCTGGTGCGAGCTACCCTTAATCGCCGCTGACCCCATAACAACATCGCTGCCCCCAGCGCCCAAGCGTGACTTTACCGGCACAAAACTGCTTCTGGTAGAGGATAACGCCGTTAACCGCAAAGTCGCGATGGGCTTATTGTCGCGCTTGGGCTGCGATATAGTTTGGGCCGAGAGTGGTCATGATGCTTTGGCCATGGCTCAGTCGCAGCAGGTGCATCTGATCTTTATGGATATTCAGTTGCCTGATATGGATGGCTTAAGGGTCACGCAACGGCTGCGTGAACAGGGCGGGTGGTTAGCCAGTGTGCCGATCGTCGCCATGACCGCTGGAGGCGCTGAAGATGATCGACAACGCTGCCTGGCAGCGGGTATGAATGATTACATCACCAAGCCTCTATCGCTCTCTGCACTAAGCAACGTGTTGGCGTTGCAGCTTTTTGCGACTCCGGACGCACCTTTAAGGACGCTAGCGGCGTCTCCGACGCTAGCCGGAGAGCCATCACTGCTTAATAGCGACACCCTGAGCATGTTGAAAATGACGCTAGGTGAAGCGAGCATGATTCAGCTAATCATGCTTTACCACCAGCAAGTAAGCGATTACTCCGCACAATTGGCTTCTTGTTTGGCTGCAACGCCTTTGACGTCAGAACAGGGGCAGCAGATCGTACGGCTTGCACACCAGCTGCGCGGCGAGTCGCTGAGTATGGGGGCCGACCAGCTTGCCGAGCAGGCAAAGCAGCTTGAGCTACTAGCCAAAACGCAATGCACCACATCCAAGCAGCTTGATGAGGCACTCAGCGCGTTAAGGCTTGCAGCAGCGCATACGCATTCCGCATTGGAGAGGTGGTGCCGTGATCACTTATCCAGTTGA
- a CDS encoding molybdopterin-dependent oxidoreductase, translating to MFSTPLAGLAQSADGLEVPNGPVILTISGKIDHTNEGREAQFDRAMLTALPQHEFETSTPWTEGISHYSGPLMRDLLAMVSSDVDAVHVSALNGYEAEIPVSDFNEYDVILAMKKDGEAIPVREYGPLWVLYPFDQDEALLSEKIRFRAVWQVMHINVH from the coding sequence ATGTTCAGTACTCCCCTAGCGGGGCTTGCTCAATCAGCTGATGGGTTAGAGGTGCCTAACGGGCCCGTTATCTTGACTATCAGCGGTAAGATCGATCATACCAATGAAGGAAGGGAGGCGCAGTTTGACCGTGCCATGTTGACGGCTTTACCACAGCACGAGTTTGAGACAAGTACACCTTGGACAGAAGGCATTAGCCACTATAGTGGTCCTTTAATGCGTGACCTACTGGCAATGGTAAGCTCCGACGTTGATGCCGTTCATGTCTCCGCGCTGAACGGCTACGAAGCCGAAATACCGGTAAGTGATTTTAATGAATACGATGTCATCTTAGCCATGAAAAAAGACGGCGAGGCGATTCCGGTTCGGGAATATGGCCCTTTGTGGGTGCTATACCCTTTTGATCAAGATGAAGCGCTGTTAAGCGAAAAGATTCGCTTTAGAGCGGTATGGCAGGTTATGCATATTAATGTTCACTAG
- a CDS encoding DUF2189 domain-containing protein, protein MNAATTKTNHHSNHPSVKISINKVGLDRPRAWLAAGVEDFRRATVVSLSYGMFWVGLSIAITLGAFTMGYWYWLLPMIAGFMFIGPLVAVGSYGISRALERGQVPNLGDAFGSWKPHAGQLAMMGVMMMIFFLAWIRLATLLFALFFGFEVPSPASLYTALLTTSEGLGMLAVGTVAGGILAFGAFAISVVAIPTLMDQDLTFMEGIEASVRCVARNFRVMLLWAVILTLCVLVGVMTFYIGLALILPVLGHASWHAYEELVRFEPFEEIKS, encoded by the coding sequence ATGAATGCGGCTACAACAAAAACAAACCACCATTCGAACCACCCTAGTGTGAAAATCAGTATTAATAAAGTCGGTTTGGATCGACCCAGGGCGTGGTTGGCTGCAGGCGTTGAGGATTTTCGCCGTGCGACGGTAGTGAGCCTTTCTTATGGCATGTTTTGGGTGGGGTTGAGTATTGCTATTACCCTAGGTGCTTTCACTATGGGTTACTGGTACTGGCTACTGCCGATGATTGCAGGGTTTATGTTTATTGGCCCGTTGGTGGCGGTGGGGTCTTATGGCATTAGCCGGGCGTTGGAGCGTGGACAAGTGCCTAACCTGGGTGATGCGTTCGGCAGTTGGAAACCCCATGCAGGCCAGTTGGCGATGATGGGGGTCATGATGATGATCTTCTTCCTCGCTTGGATTCGTTTGGCCACGCTTCTGTTTGCGCTGTTTTTTGGTTTTGAAGTGCCCAGCCCCGCTTCGCTCTATACCGCATTGCTGACTACCTCAGAAGGTTTGGGGATGCTGGCAGTCGGTACGGTAGCGGGCGGCATTCTTGCCTTTGGCGCCTTTGCTATTAGCGTTGTAGCGATTCCTACGCTGATGGATCAAGACTTAACCTTCATGGAAGGCATCGAAGCGAGCGTACGTTGCGTTGCACGTAACTTTCGCGTGATGCTGCTATGGGCGGTGATTCTTACCCTGTGTGTTCTGGTTGGCGTCATGACATTTTATATTGGCTTGGCGCTCATCCTGCCGGTGTTGGGCCACGCCAGTTGGCATGCCTACGAAGAGTTAGTGCGCTTTGAACCCTTCGAGGAAATCAAATCGTAA
- a CDS encoding universal stress protein, with protein MYQKILLPVDLNEEGSWKKALPTAVTLCKTFGASLHVVTVLPEFKMPMVGAYFPKDFSKKAHEAVKEAQHAFIQKNVPEEIQTQSVIVDGSPWEAIIKAGKKLDVDLIVMASHTKRKFVDYVLGPNAEHVVHHAKVSVMIVR; from the coding sequence ATGTATCAAAAAATCTTACTGCCCGTGGATCTTAATGAAGAGGGGTCGTGGAAGAAGGCGCTGCCTACGGCGGTTACGCTTTGTAAGACCTTTGGGGCATCGTTGCATGTGGTCACGGTGTTGCCGGAGTTTAAGATGCCCATGGTCGGGGCCTATTTTCCCAAGGATTTTTCTAAGAAAGCGCATGAAGCCGTCAAAGAAGCTCAGCATGCGTTCATTCAAAAGAATGTGCCGGAGGAGATTCAAACGCAAAGCGTGATTGTCGATGGCTCGCCCTGGGAAGCCATTATTAAGGCGGGCAAAAAATTGGATGTCGACCTGATCGTTATGGCTTCCCATACCAAACGTAAGTTTGTTGATTACGTGTTGGGCCCCAATGCTGAGCACGTAGTGCATCATGCCAAGGTATCGGTAATGATTGTGCGCTAG
- a CDS encoding TRAP transporter permease, whose amino-acid sequence MRDDKQPSAAAEQDLEDMVAASDSGARKPVGVPGKLLVGIAAIWSLFQLWIASPLPYLFRFGVFSATEARSIHLAFALFLAFMAYPALKRSPRDRIPVQDWAFAAVATFCGAYLFLFYSDLAQRPGRPITQDIVVGVIGIIMLLEATRRALGPPLMVVAGLFIVYSLFGPYMPGILAHRGVSLGGLINHQWLGTQGVFGIALGVSTSFVFLFVLFGALLDKAGAGNYFIKVAFSMLGHFKGGPAKAAVVASGMTGLISGSSIANTVTTGTFTIPMMKRVGFSAEKAGAVEVASSVNGQIMPPVMGAAAFLMVEYVGISYVEVIKHAFLPAIISYIALIYIVHLEALKANMKGLPSSNPARPLLNKILGFMTGLILLMALSFGVYYGLGWLKPVLGEATPWVISLGLAVVYIGLLKISSNYPELELDDPNSAVVTLPQTRPTVMVGLHYILPVIVLVWCLMVERMSPGLSAFWATMFMIFIMVTQRPVIAFFRGHSQFSADVKEGFKDLWDGLVAGARNMIGIGIATATAGIVVGAVSQTGVGLVLADVVEILSGGNLMMILLLTALLSLILGMGLPTTANYIVVSALMAPVIVLLGQQNGLIVPLIAVHLFVFYFGIMADVTPPVGLASFAAAAVSGGDPLRTGFQAFYYSLRTAALPFLFIFNTDLLLIDVTFMQGIVVFIVATTAMLIFAAGTQGYMIARNRWYESLLLLLVAFTLFRPGFWMDRIHDPYESIPPTQFAEALGSVDDGSNLRVQIAGVDDFGDPMTTYILVPVPSGDNSEERMEALGMELLADGDQAVVDFVEFGSQAAELGFDFDQEIIEVLAPVDRWTKEWMWIPALVIFGLVVLMQRRRREKQSADESAATT is encoded by the coding sequence ATGCGTGATGACAAACAACCTTCGGCGGCCGCTGAACAAGACCTAGAGGATATGGTCGCTGCTAGTGATTCAGGGGCAAGGAAACCGGTAGGGGTGCCGGGTAAACTGCTGGTGGGCATTGCAGCGATCTGGTCGCTGTTTCAGCTCTGGATAGCCTCACCTCTTCCGTATTTATTTCGTTTTGGCGTGTTTAGTGCGACCGAAGCGCGCTCCATCCATTTAGCGTTTGCGCTATTCCTTGCCTTCATGGCCTACCCTGCGCTTAAACGTTCTCCTAGAGACCGCATTCCGGTGCAGGACTGGGCGTTCGCTGCTGTGGCTACTTTTTGCGGTGCTTATCTATTTTTATTTTACTCAGATTTAGCACAGCGCCCGGGGCGGCCAATCACCCAAGACATCGTGGTTGGCGTGATTGGCATTATTATGTTGTTGGAAGCCACACGACGTGCACTTGGGCCGCCGCTGATGGTTGTGGCCGGTCTGTTTATTGTTTACTCGCTGTTTGGTCCCTATATGCCCGGTATTTTGGCCCACCGGGGCGTGAGCCTGGGCGGTTTGATTAATCACCAGTGGCTGGGTACCCAAGGGGTGTTTGGCATTGCACTGGGGGTTTCTACCAGTTTTGTTTTCCTATTTGTTCTGTTTGGTGCCCTGTTGGACAAAGCAGGGGCGGGTAACTATTTCATCAAAGTTGCCTTCTCGATGCTGGGCCACTTTAAAGGTGGCCCAGCTAAAGCGGCTGTAGTGGCTTCGGGTATGACGGGTTTGATCTCGGGGTCGTCGATTGCCAATACGGTAACGACTGGAACCTTTACGATTCCGATGATGAAGCGCGTGGGCTTTAGTGCTGAAAAAGCGGGCGCCGTTGAAGTGGCATCTTCAGTAAATGGCCAGATAATGCCGCCAGTCATGGGGGCGGCTGCCTTTCTGATGGTGGAGTATGTTGGCATATCTTACGTAGAAGTTATCAAACATGCCTTTCTGCCAGCGATCATTTCCTATATCGCGCTGATTTATATTGTTCACCTGGAAGCTTTGAAGGCCAATATGAAAGGGCTGCCTTCAAGTAACCCAGCGCGCCCTCTACTCAACAAAATCCTGGGCTTTATGACCGGGCTGATATTGTTGATGGCGCTATCCTTCGGGGTTTATTACGGACTTGGCTGGCTTAAACCTGTGCTCGGTGAGGCCACTCCCTGGGTTATTTCGTTGGGCTTGGCCGTGGTGTACATCGGCTTGTTGAAGATAAGTTCGAACTATCCTGAACTGGAGTTGGATGACCCCAATTCAGCCGTGGTAACGCTGCCGCAAACACGGCCAACGGTAATGGTGGGCTTGCACTACATCCTGCCGGTCATTGTGCTGGTGTGGTGTTTGATGGTGGAGCGCATGTCGCCAGGGCTTTCGGCGTTTTGGGCGACCATGTTCATGATCTTTATCATGGTCACCCAGCGCCCGGTGATTGCTTTCTTCCGTGGCCACAGCCAGTTCTCTGCTGATGTTAAAGAGGGGTTTAAAGACCTATGGGACGGCCTTGTCGCCGGCGCCCGTAATATGATCGGGATTGGTATTGCCACCGCAACCGCCGGTATCGTGGTGGGTGCCGTTTCGCAAACCGGTGTAGGCCTGGTGTTGGCGGATGTAGTGGAGATTCTGTCCGGCGGCAACCTGATGATGATTCTGTTGCTTACCGCGCTGCTTAGCTTGATTTTGGGCATGGGTCTACCAACCACGGCTAACTACATTGTGGTCTCTGCGCTAATGGCGCCGGTCATTGTGCTCCTGGGGCAGCAGAACGGGCTTATTGTACCGCTGATTGCCGTTCACCTATTCGTGTTCTATTTCGGCATTATGGCGGATGTCACGCCACCCGTGGGGCTTGCTTCGTTTGCGGCGGCGGCGGTGTCCGGCGGTGATCCATTACGTACTGGCTTCCAGGCTTTTTACTACAGCCTGCGAACCGCGGCACTACCGTTCCTATTCATCTTCAATACTGACCTGCTGTTGATCGATGTCACCTTTATGCAAGGTATTGTCGTGTTTATCGTCGCGACCACCGCTATGCTGATATTTGCAGCGGGTACACAGGGCTACATGATTGCCCGCAACCGCTGGTATGAGTCACTACTCTTGCTGCTAGTGGCCTTTACGCTGTTCCGCCCTGGTTTTTGGATGGATCGAATCCACGATCCCTATGAGTCGATTCCGCCTACGCAGTTTGCAGAAGCACTCGGAAGTGTCGATGACGGTAGTAACCTGCGGGTGCAAATTGCGGGTGTTGATGATTTCGGCGATCCAATGACCACCTATATTCTCGTTCCTGTCCCCAGTGGAGATAACAGCGAGGAGCGTATGGAAGCGCTGGGAATGGAGCTGCTGGCAGATGGTGATCAGGCTGTGGTCGACTTTGTCGAGTTTGGCAGCCAGGCCGCCGAGCTAGGGTTTGACTTCGATCAAGAAATCATTGAAGTGCTGGCTCCCGTGGATCGCTGGACGAAAGAGTGGATGTGGATACCGGCGCTGGTCATCTTTGGCCTAGTGGTACTAATGCAGCGCCGTCGGCGAGAAAAACAGTCTGCCGATGAATCAGCAGCAACCACTTAA